A window of Cellulomonas fimi contains these coding sequences:
- a CDS encoding S1C family serine protease: protein MTRPGLRAVVGLALAASVGGCAVLPAMPAPVPTSVVPSRAPAPAPTSSGNLSPDGFDSAQRMAVRIRNIGCGSVSTGSGFAIDANTLVTNRHVVEDSSALQLSTYDGRDVGATAASTAGLADLAIVRTAEPLPAAPELADADPATGDAVTVVGYPLGQRLTITTGTVLGATTDPLNVNLGEVLVTDAPVEPGSSGSAVLDEDGRVVGVVYAKDAEGHSFVVPVSTLRAMLDDESAFAAAPTCT from the coding sequence GTGACGCGCCCTGGTCTGCGAGCGGTCGTCGGCCTCGCGCTCGCGGCGTCGGTCGGCGGGTGCGCCGTCCTGCCGGCGATGCCCGCGCCGGTGCCGACGAGCGTCGTCCCGAGCCGCGCGCCCGCGCCCGCGCCGACCTCCTCAGGCAACCTGTCGCCCGACGGGTTCGACTCCGCGCAGCGCATGGCCGTACGCATCCGCAACATCGGGTGCGGCTCCGTGTCGACGGGCTCGGGCTTCGCGATCGACGCGAACACGCTGGTGACGAACCGGCACGTGGTCGAGGACTCGTCCGCGCTGCAGCTGAGCACCTACGACGGGCGCGACGTCGGTGCGACGGCGGCCAGCACGGCGGGCCTCGCCGATCTCGCGATCGTCCGGACCGCGGAACCGCTGCCGGCCGCGCCCGAGCTCGCCGACGCCGACCCCGCGACCGGCGACGCCGTGACCGTCGTCGGGTACCCGCTCGGGCAGCGGCTGACCATCACGACCGGCACGGTGCTCGGCGCCACGACCGACCCCCTCAACGTCAACCTCGGCGAGGTCCTGGTGACGGACGCCCCCGTCGAGCCGGGCAGCTCGGGCTCCGCGGTCCTCGACGAGGACGGCCGCGTCGTCGGTGTCGTCTACGCGAAGGACGCCGAGGGCCACAGCTTCGTGGTGCCCGTGAGCACCCTGCGCGCCATGCTGGACGACGAGTCGGCCTTCGCGGCCGCACCCACCTGCACCTGA
- a CDS encoding spore germination protein GerW family protein, giving the protein MSDAPRFDPTQLAGAANDNLTVRRVFGEAYERDGTLVIPVARVSGAVGLGAGDGEGDLPSAPAFGRRTGDPEPHHGHGGGHGGGGGYAAHVKAVGVFVVDQSGVQWRPTLDLNRVILGGQLVAATAVTVFAFAWALRRRH; this is encoded by the coding sequence ATGTCCGACGCACCTCGTTTCGACCCGACGCAGCTCGCCGGTGCCGCCAACGACAACCTCACCGTCCGCCGGGTCTTCGGCGAGGCGTACGAGCGCGACGGCACGCTCGTCATCCCCGTGGCCCGGGTCTCGGGTGCGGTCGGTCTCGGTGCCGGTGACGGCGAGGGCGACCTGCCGTCGGCGCCGGCGTTCGGGCGCCGCACGGGCGACCCGGAGCCGCACCACGGGCACGGGGGCGGGCACGGCGGGGGCGGCGGGTACGCCGCGCACGTCAAGGCCGTCGGGGTGTTCGTCGTCGACCAGTCGGGCGTGCAGTGGCGGCCGACGCTCGACCTGAACCGGGTGATCCTCGGCGGCCAGCTCGTCGCGGCCACCGCGGTGACGGTCTTCGCGTTCGCCTGGGCGCTGCGCCGCCGGCACTGA
- a CDS encoding SseB family protein — MSTGRALPPSSPFAGDDGSADPRVASALSAYGRGDGTVAGVVDALAGTRVLVPVLAELEAADVVVHDGHAHTVDKEASAGIVALRTPDGRTALPVFTSVAAMAAWRADARPVPTDVARAALSAVDEGWEVLVVDAGGPVTVLVPRTAVWALAQGQPWRPAVVDGAVDGEVADAVRRALAPVGDVVEVTPVPGRRAEVAVVLGLVPGLDRARLDAVLAQVNAALAADDTVTSRVDSLELRARAAG, encoded by the coding sequence GTGAGCACCGGCCGCGCGCTGCCGCCGTCGTCGCCGTTCGCGGGTGACGACGGGTCCGCCGACCCGCGGGTCGCGTCGGCGCTCTCCGCGTACGGCCGGGGCGACGGGACGGTCGCCGGTGTGGTCGACGCGCTCGCGGGCACGCGCGTGCTGGTGCCGGTGCTCGCGGAGCTCGAGGCAGCCGACGTCGTGGTGCACGACGGCCACGCGCACACGGTCGACAAGGAGGCGTCCGCGGGGATCGTGGCGCTGCGCACCCCGGACGGCCGCACGGCCCTGCCGGTGTTCACGAGCGTCGCGGCGATGGCGGCGTGGCGTGCCGACGCGCGACCCGTGCCGACCGACGTGGCGCGCGCGGCCCTGTCGGCGGTCGACGAGGGCTGGGAGGTGCTCGTCGTCGACGCGGGCGGACCGGTCACGGTCCTGGTGCCTCGTACCGCGGTGTGGGCGCTCGCGCAGGGGCAGCCGTGGCGGCCCGCCGTGGTGGACGGCGCGGTCGACGGCGAGGTCGCCGACGCCGTGCGCCGGGCGCTCGCCCCGGTCGGCGACGTCGTCGAGGTCACACCCGTGCCCGGACGGCGGGCCGAGGTCGCGGTGGTCCTGGGACTCGTCCCGGGGCTCGACCGGGCACGCCTCGACGCCGTGCTCGCGCAGGTCAACGCGGCGCTGGCCGCGGACGACACCGTGACGTCGCGCGTCGACTCGCTCGAGCTGCGCGCCCGCGCGGCGGGCTGA
- the priA gene encoding bifunctional 1-(5-phosphoribosyl)-5-((5-phosphoribosylamino)methylideneamino)imidazole-4-carboxamide isomerase/phosphoribosylanthranilate isomerase PriA — translation MTDRLELLPAVDVADGQAVRLVQGEAGSETGYGDPLAAALDWHTGGAEWIHLVDLDAAFGRGSNADLLAEVTQDLSGKGVKIELSGGIRDDASLARALGTGATRVNLGTAALEDPEWTARVIAEHGDQIAVGLDVRGTTLAARGWTQEGGDLWEVLARLDAAGCARYVVTDVTKDGTLRGPNVDLLREVCARTDAPVVASGGVSSLDDLRVLRELVPVGVEGAIVGKALYAGAFTLPEALDVAGRP, via the coding sequence ATGACCGACCGCCTCGAGCTGCTGCCCGCCGTCGACGTCGCCGACGGCCAGGCCGTCCGCCTCGTCCAGGGGGAGGCCGGCTCCGAGACCGGCTACGGCGACCCGCTCGCCGCGGCGCTGGACTGGCACACCGGCGGTGCCGAGTGGATCCACCTCGTCGACCTCGACGCCGCGTTCGGGCGCGGCTCGAACGCCGACCTGCTCGCCGAGGTCACCCAGGACCTGTCCGGCAAGGGCGTGAAGATCGAGCTGTCGGGCGGGATCCGCGACGACGCGTCGCTCGCGCGCGCGCTCGGGACCGGCGCGACGCGCGTCAACCTCGGCACGGCCGCGCTCGAGGACCCGGAGTGGACGGCGCGCGTCATCGCCGAGCACGGGGACCAGATCGCCGTCGGCCTCGACGTGCGCGGCACGACGCTCGCCGCGCGCGGGTGGACGCAGGAAGGCGGCGACCTGTGGGAGGTGCTCGCGCGCCTCGACGCCGCCGGCTGCGCCCGCTACGTCGTGACCGACGTGACCAAGGACGGCACGCTGCGCGGCCCGAACGTCGACCTGCTGCGCGAGGTGTGCGCGCGCACCGACGCGCCCGTCGTGGCGTCCGGCGGCGTGTCGAGCCTCGACGACCTGCGCGTGCTGCGCGAGCTCGTCCCCGTCGGCGTCGAGGGCGCGATCGTCGGCAAGGCGCTCTACGCCGGCGCGTTCACGCTGCCGGAGGCGCTCGACGTCGCCGGCCGTCCCTGA
- the hisH gene encoding imidazole glycerol phosphate synthase subunit HisH, whose translation MSTPRVVVLDYGFGNVRSAVRALERVGAQVELTADKHAATEADGLVVPGVGAFAAVMGGLRAVGGDQVVDRRLAGGRPVLGICVGMQVMFAEGVEHGDRTDGLGEWPGVVDRLEADVVPHMGWATVEPPAGSTLFHGLEDERFYFVHSYAARSFPLTDEEQSATPFSAPLVTWATHGDRFVAAVENGPLAATQFHPEKSGDAGAQLLTHWVDSLR comes from the coding sequence GTGTCCACCCCCCGCGTCGTCGTGCTCGACTACGGCTTCGGCAACGTCCGCTCCGCGGTGCGCGCGCTCGAGCGCGTCGGCGCCCAGGTCGAGCTGACGGCAGACAAGCACGCCGCGACGGAGGCCGACGGGCTCGTCGTGCCGGGCGTCGGCGCCTTCGCCGCCGTCATGGGCGGGCTGCGTGCCGTGGGCGGCGACCAGGTCGTCGACCGCCGCCTCGCCGGAGGCCGCCCTGTGCTGGGCATCTGCGTCGGGATGCAGGTCATGTTCGCGGAGGGCGTCGAGCACGGCGACCGCACCGACGGGCTCGGCGAGTGGCCGGGCGTCGTCGACCGACTCGAGGCCGACGTCGTGCCGCACATGGGCTGGGCGACGGTCGAGCCCCCCGCGGGCAGCACGCTGTTCCACGGGCTCGAGGACGAGCGTTTCTACTTCGTGCACTCGTACGCGGCGCGGTCGTTCCCGCTGACCGACGAGGAGCAGAGCGCCACGCCGTTCAGCGCACCGCTCGTCACGTGGGCCACGCACGGCGACCGGTTCGTCGCGGCGGTCGAGAACGGCCCTCTCGCCGCGACCCAGTTCCACCCCGAGAAGTCCGGCGACGCGGGCGCACAGCTGCTGACCCACTGGGTCGACTCCCTGCGCTGA
- the hisB gene encoding imidazoleglycerol-phosphate dehydratase HisB encodes MSTGTTAAPRTARVERTTSESSVVVELDLDGTGRTDISTTVPFYDHMLTALGKHSLIDLTVRATGDTHIDAHHTVEDVAITLGEALRQALGDKRGISRYGDATVPLDEALAQAVVDVSGRPYLVHSGEPAGQEYHLIGGHFTGSLTRHVLESIAHHAAFSIHVRVLAGRDPHHIVEAQFKALARALRFAVALDPRVDGIPSTKGAL; translated from the coding sequence GTGAGCACTGGCACGACCGCGGCCCCGCGCACGGCGCGGGTCGAGCGCACGACGAGCGAGTCGAGCGTCGTCGTCGAGCTCGACCTCGACGGCACCGGCCGGACCGACATCTCGACGACGGTGCCGTTCTACGACCACATGCTCACCGCGCTCGGCAAGCACTCGCTCATCGACCTCACCGTCCGCGCGACGGGCGACACGCACATCGACGCGCACCACACGGTCGAGGACGTCGCGATCACGCTCGGCGAGGCGCTCCGGCAGGCGCTCGGCGACAAGCGCGGCATCTCCCGGTACGGCGACGCGACCGTCCCGCTCGACGAGGCGCTCGCGCAGGCCGTCGTCGACGTGTCCGGCCGCCCGTACCTCGTGCACTCGGGCGAGCCCGCGGGGCAGGAGTACCACCTGATCGGCGGTCACTTCACGGGCTCGCTGACGCGGCACGTCCTGGAGTCGATCGCGCACCACGCGGCGTTCAGCATCCACGTCCGCGTGCTCGCGGGCCGCGACCCGCACCACATCGTGGAGGCGCAGTTCAAGGCGCTCGCGCGTGCGTTGCGGTTCGCCGTGGCGCTCGACCCCCGGGTGGACGGCATCCCGTCGACGAAGGGCGCGCTGTGA